From Vallicoccus soli, one genomic window encodes:
- a CDS encoding alpha-amylase family glycosyl hydrolase has product MTSWHEHVMWWHAYPLGFTGAPVRPDADEATTVVHRLGRMEPWLDHLVGLGLNGLALGPVFASQTHGYDTVDHFRVDPRLGDEGDLDRLLGAAHARGVRVLLDGVFHHVGRAHPAFARVEAEGPDAPTAGWFDVDWDGWRPGDPVRARVFEGHEQLVALDHGAPEVADLVVRVMRHWLDRGADGWRLDAAYAVPPAFWARVLPEVRRTHPDAWFTGEVIHGDAAGIVRASTMDSLTQYELWQGIWHGIAERNFYELAHALERHDALLATFVPSTFVGNHDVTRIASAVGPDLVPHALAVLLTVAGVPSVYAGDEYAWTGVKEQRIGGDDAVRPEFPASPPDPGSLDPVARRTLRVHQELVALRRRNPWLVRARTDVVHLDNRSLVLRTATGSGAVVTALSLEDGPVALPAAGARSLAAGDGRLADGRVHLAPRGWAVLQG; this is encoded by the coding sequence ATGACGTCCTGGCACGAGCACGTGATGTGGTGGCACGCCTACCCCCTCGGGTTCACCGGGGCGCCGGTCCGCCCGGACGCGGACGAGGCCACGACCGTCGTGCACCGGCTGGGGCGCATGGAGCCGTGGCTGGACCACCTCGTCGGGCTGGGCCTCAACGGCCTCGCGCTCGGCCCCGTGTTCGCGTCGCAGACGCACGGCTACGACACCGTCGACCACTTCCGCGTCGACCCGCGCCTCGGCGACGAGGGCGACCTCGACCGGCTCCTGGGCGCCGCGCACGCGCGGGGCGTACGGGTGCTCCTCGACGGCGTCTTCCACCACGTCGGCCGCGCCCACCCCGCCTTCGCCCGTGTCGAGGCCGAGGGCCCGGACGCGCCGACCGCGGGCTGGTTCGACGTCGACTGGGACGGCTGGCGCCCGGGGGACCCCGTGCGGGCGCGGGTCTTCGAGGGCCACGAGCAGCTCGTCGCGCTCGACCACGGCGCGCCGGAGGTCGCCGACCTCGTCGTCCGGGTCATGCGGCACTGGCTCGACCGGGGGGCCGACGGCTGGCGCCTCGACGCCGCGTACGCGGTGCCGCCCGCCTTCTGGGCGCGGGTGCTGCCCGAGGTGCGGCGCACCCACCCCGACGCCTGGTTCACCGGCGAGGTGATCCACGGCGACGCCGCGGGCATCGTGCGCGCCTCGACCATGGACTCCCTCACCCAGTACGAGCTCTGGCAGGGGATCTGGCACGGGATCGCCGAGCGCAACTTCTACGAGCTGGCGCACGCGCTGGAGCGGCACGACGCGCTGCTCGCCACCTTCGTGCCGTCCACCTTCGTCGGCAACCACGACGTCACCCGCATCGCCTCCGCCGTGGGCCCGGACCTCGTACCGCACGCCCTGGCAGTGCTGCTCACCGTGGCGGGGGTCCCGAGCGTCTACGCCGGTGACGAGTACGCGTGGACGGGGGTCAAGGAGCAGCGGATCGGCGGCGACGACGCGGTCCGCCCCGAGTTCCCCGCGAGCCCGCCCGACCCGGGGTCGCTGGACCCCGTCGCCCGGCGCACCCTGCGCGTGCACCAGGAGCTGGTCGCGCTGCGCCGCCGCAACCCCTGGCTCGTGCGCGCCCGCACCGATGTGGTGCACCTGGACAACCGCAGCCTCGTCCTGCGCACCGCCACCGGCAGCGGAGCGGTGGTCACGGCGCTCAGCCTCGAGGACGGCCCGGTCGCCCTGCCCGCGGCCGGTGCCCGCTCCCTCGCCGCGGGCGACGGGCGGCTCGCCGACGGGCGGGTGCACCTGGCGCCGCGGGGCTGGGCGGTGCTGCAAGGCTGA
- a CDS encoding FAD-dependent oxidoreductase, whose protein sequence is MRGGTGGRAEEVDVLVVGAGLAGLRTATLLAERGHHVLLAERRPALSGAVRTTGIFVRRTLEDFPLPEECLGPPIRRVVLYPPGLRRPVVLDSDRDEFRVGDMAPLYAATARAAQRAGVRLLLGRRYAGRRDDGASVLDGRDGPSAVRARYVVGADGARSGVARDLGLDRNRHLLVGAEEVFRVPPGAGPPTFHCVVDPSLAPGYLAWVVDDGRHAHVGVAGYGKRFPGGLRRSLDRFAAAPPGLERVVRPADVERRGGPIPVGGLLRRIASPDGLLVGDAAGAVSPLTAGGLDPCLRLSGHAADVLDDALHHGPAALARYDGATLRARFRGRLALRHGLAQVRTPALASAAFSVLRTPPGRAAARRVLFGDGSFPDP, encoded by the coding sequence GTGAGGGGCGGGACCGGTGGGCGGGCCGAGGAGGTCGACGTGCTGGTCGTCGGCGCCGGGCTGGCGGGGCTGCGCACCGCCACGCTGCTCGCGGAGCGCGGCCACCACGTGCTGCTGGCCGAGCGGCGGCCCGCGCTGAGCGGTGCCGTGCGGACCACGGGCATCTTCGTGCGCCGCACGCTCGAGGACTTCCCGCTGCCGGAGGAGTGCCTGGGGCCACCGATCCGCCGGGTCGTGCTCTACCCGCCCGGGTTGCGCCGCCCGGTCGTGCTGGACAGCGACCGGGACGAGTTCCGCGTGGGCGACATGGCGCCGCTGTACGCCGCCACCGCCCGCGCCGCCCAGCGCGCCGGCGTGCGGCTGCTGCTCGGCAGGAGGTACGCCGGCCGCCGCGACGACGGCGCCTCCGTCCTCGACGGGCGCGACGGCCCGTCCGCCGTGCGGGCCCGGTACGTCGTCGGTGCGGACGGGGCGCGCTCCGGCGTCGCCCGCGACCTCGGGCTGGACCGCAACCGCCACCTGCTCGTCGGGGCCGAGGAGGTGTTCCGGGTGCCGCCGGGGGCGGGTCCTCCGACGTTCCACTGCGTCGTCGACCCCTCGCTGGCGCCGGGCTACCTCGCCTGGGTCGTCGACGACGGGCGGCACGCGCACGTCGGCGTCGCCGGGTACGGCAAGCGCTTCCCGGGAGGGCTGCGCCGCAGCCTCGACCGCTTCGCGGCCGCTCCGCCGGGGCTGGAGCGGGTGGTGCGGCCGGCGGACGTCGAGCGTCGCGGCGGCCCCATCCCGGTCGGCGGCCTGCTGCGTCGCATCGCCTCGCCGGACGGCCTGCTCGTGGGGGACGCGGCCGGTGCGGTCTCCCCGCTCACCGCCGGCGGGCTCGACCCCTGCCTGCGCCTGTCCGGGCACGCCGCCGACGTCCTCGACGACGCCCTCCACCACGGGCCCGCCGCGCTCGCCCGCTACGACGGCGCCACGCTGCGGGCGCGCTTCCGCGGCCGGCTCGCCCTGCGCCACGGCCTCGCCCAGGTCCGTACGCCCGCCCTTGCCTCCGCGGCCTTCTCCGTCCTGCGCACCCCGCCCGGCCGCGCCGCCGCGCGGCGGGTCCTCTTCGGGGACGGGTCGTTCCCCGACCCGTGA